The genomic segment TAGGCCGTGTTACGAGGGAGTGGCTTCAAGCGGTGGAACGGGATTACAACCACCCTTGCCTTGTCGCGTGGGTGCCGATGAATGAAAGCTGGGGCGTGACCAACATCGTGGTAGATATTCAGCAGCAGCAGCATGCACTCGCCATGTATCATATGACGAAGTCGCTTGATCCGACGCGGCCCGTCATTTCTAACGATGGATGGGAGCTTGTCAAGACCGACCTGGTGACCATACATGACTATGAGTGGCGCAAAGACGTACTGGCGGATCGGTATTCCGAGCGGGAAAAGGCATTAAAGGCGCGACCCGGCAATCGCTGGATTCTCGTTCCAGGCTTCGATGACGAAGGACAGCCGATTTTATTAACCGAATTTGGCGGCATTTCGTTCAAGAAAAGCGGCTGGGACGGCTGGGGCTATTCAGGCGCGCAAAATGAGGACGATTACATTCAAAGATTGAAGGATGTCTTCGAGCCGGCGCATCGCTCGCCCATTTTACAGGGCTTCTGTTATACCCAGTTGACCGATGTCGAGCAGGAAATCAACGGCTTGTTAACGTATGATCGCCAGCCCAAGGCTCCGCTGGAGACGATTAGGCAAATCGTTGAAGGCTAGCTGCACCGGGCAATTCAAATTCGAGGAAGTAATAAAAAAAGGACAGGTGAAGATTGTGAGCTTAAAAAGTTACCGCAAAGAGTACCCGAGGCCGCAATTCGTTCGGGAGCATTGGCAAAATTTAAACGGCGAATGGGATTTTTGTTTTGATGACGAAAATATAGGCGAGCAAGCGCAATGGTTTAAGACGTTTCCGGGGGAATTGAAAATTCAGGTGCCGTTTGTCTATGAGACGCCAGCCAGCGGTATTGAGGAGTCCAGCTTTCATTCTACGGTTTGGTATCGGCGCAGCTTCACGATTCCTGCCGAATTTCGCAGCAAACGTATAATGATCCATTTTCAGGCCGTTGATTATACAGCAAAGGTATGGGTTAATGGTCAGCATGTCGGTCGCCATGAGGGCGGATATTCCGCTTTTTCATTCGATATTACCCCGTATTTGCGATCAGATGATAGTGACAATGTTATTGTCGTCAAGGTAGAAGACAGCAATGATTGCTCGCAGCCTAGAGGAAAGCAGCGCTGGAGAGAGCAGAACTTTGGCTGCTGGTATGTGCAGACCACGGGCATTTGGCAGACGGTATGGCTCGAATATGTAGAACAGCAGCATCTGAAGACGGTCAAAATAACGCCCGATTTGGATACCAATTCGGTTCGTTTCGATTATAGTGTCGATGACAGTGCCAGCAGCGGCGATCTTCATTTAATTACAAGGATTACAATGGATGGCGAACTGATTAAAGAAACAAGTCTCGCGATTGATCGCTCCTATTTGTCCGCAAGCGTTGAATTAATCAGCGACAAAAGGGAATGGCGTGTGGAGACGTGGAGCCCTGACCGTCCAAACCTCTATGAGGTGGAGTTCATCTTGCGCAACTCACAATCGGTAGTGGACCGCGTATCCTCCTATTTCGGGCTTCGCAAAGTGTCGATTCAGAAGGGCAAGGTTCTGCTGAACAATACGCCGATCTATCAGCGGCTTATTCTGGATCAAGGCTATTGGCCGGAAAGCCATCTTACACCGCCGTCGGTAGAAGCCATTATTGAGGATATTGATCAAGTATTAGCGATGGGCTACAATGGCGTGCGCAAGCATCAAAAAATCGAAGATCCGCGTTTTCTATACTGGTGCGATGTGAAAGGGCTGCTCGTATGGTCGGAAATGGCATCTACTTATGAATTTAATGATCAAGCGGTAGAGAAGTTCACCAAGGAATGGCTGGACATCGTTCAGCAGCAATACAATCATCCGAGCATCGTAACCTGGGTGCCCTTTAATGAATCTTGGGGAATAGCCAACGTATTCGTTGACCGCAAACAGCAGCAGTTCACGGAAGCAATCTATTATTTAACAAAATCGATTGATCCGCACCGGCCTGTCATCGTTAATGACGGATGGGAGCATACCATTTCCGATATTATTACTTTGCACGATTATGAAGAGTCAGGCGAAAAATTCCTCAAGCGCTACACGAGCAAGGATGCCATTACGAGCAATGAAATTTCCCATATGAATTGGAAATATGCGATGGCAGAAGGTTATGCTTATAAAGGACAGCCGATCATCATTAGCGAATTTGGCGGTATTGCTTTTAAAACCGAAGCAGGCTGGGGATATGGAAACCAGGTCGATACAGAGGAAGCTTTCCTCGAACGGTTTAACAAAATTACGCAGGCGATCAAAGCTACCGATTATATTTGCGGCTACTGCTATACACAGGTTACGGATGTGCAGCAGGAAGTAAACGGGCTATTGACGGAGGATCGCAAACCGAAGGTGGCGCTTGATCAGATAAGAGCAATAAATTTAGCATAATAAGTCGTAGGGAAGCCTTGAATATGAAAAAATAAAACGGCGGTGCAGGGCGTAGTTCCTGTAGCGCCATTTTTCTTTTTTCTGCAAGAGAGAATGCCTGTTTCTGTATGCTTAGAATAACGCAAGAGTGCAGCAAACAGCAGCATAGACGTTGCATTTGTATTCCACCCTCAACCTAACCATGTTAGATTAACGGTGTTAGGCTAGAGGAAGAAGGGGATAGTTTATGTCGAATTTGCCAAAAGAGCCATTAAGCCATGAGCGTATCATTCATGCAGCATTAGCCATACTGGATTCGCATGGTGTTACGGGATTATCGATGCGCCGACTCGGCGCTGCACTGAATGTGGAGGCTGCTTCGCTTTATCATCACATACCGAACAAGAACGTCCTGATACAGAAAGTGATAGATGCTGACAGTGCCAAGGCTGTAGTTGCGATAGAAGGCTCGCAGCCGTGGACACATACATTCCGCACTTTTGCAGCTCGTTTTAGGGAAGTATTACGCAGGCATCCGGGGGCTGTATCCCTTGTGGCTACGCACGCTGTTTCAGCAGAAGTAGGCACGAAGCTGGCTATGCCATTAATTGCCTCGTTGGAGCAGACGGCTGCCAACCACGAACAGGCGATTTTTGTTATCCAGTCGATTGCCGTGTTTGTCATCGGCCATGCGTTAGCAGAAGTGGGGAATTGGCCTGATCCGCCAACAGCGCCATTAAGCTATTACGATCAATGGTTTGAAATGGGCCTCTCTGCATTGATTAGCGGCTTTGAACAGCAATTTAACGAATAGGGTGATATCGTTTATGTTTATGATTTTACTTATTGTACAGCTTACAACATTTAGTTATCATCAGCTCACAACAAGGTTTGATTTTTACCCCTTTAACGGTATTCGCCATTATTCAGCCAAAGAACGCCGTAATGAGGCATTGATAAACGGTATTGTTATGGCGGTTCCCGTCATGCTCACGTTCGCTCGTACTCCGCTTTGGATTGGCA from the Paenibacillus sp. BIHB 4019 genome contains:
- a CDS encoding sugar-binding domain-containing protein, with the translated sequence MSLKSYRKEYPRPQFVREHWQNLNGEWDFCFDDENIGEQAQWFKTFPGELKIQVPFVYETPASGIEESSFHSTVWYRRSFTIPAEFRSKRIMIHFQAVDYTAKVWVNGQHVGRHEGGYSAFSFDITPYLRSDDSDNVIVVKVEDSNDCSQPRGKQRWREQNFGCWYVQTTGIWQTVWLEYVEQQHLKTVKITPDLDTNSVRFDYSVDDSASSGDLHLITRITMDGELIKETSLAIDRSYLSASVELISDKREWRVETWSPDRPNLYEVEFILRNSQSVVDRVSSYFGLRKVSIQKGKVLLNNTPIYQRLILDQGYWPESHLTPPSVEAIIEDIDQVLAMGYNGVRKHQKIEDPRFLYWCDVKGLLVWSEMASTYEFNDQAVEKFTKEWLDIVQQQYNHPSIVTWVPFNESWGIANVFVDRKQQQFTEAIYYLTKSIDPHRPVIVNDGWEHTISDIITLHDYEESGEKFLKRYTSKDAITSNEISHMNWKYAMAEGYAYKGQPIIISEFGGIAFKTEAGWGYGNQVDTEEAFLERFNKITQAIKATDYICGYCYTQVTDVQQEVNGLLTEDRKPKVALDQIRAINLA
- a CDS encoding TetR/AcrR family transcriptional regulator C-terminal domain-containing protein, translated to MSNLPKEPLSHERIIHAALAILDSHGVTGLSMRRLGAALNVEAASLYHHIPNKNVLIQKVIDADSAKAVVAIEGSQPWTHTFRTFAARFREVLRRHPGAVSLVATHAVSAEVGTKLAMPLIASLEQTAANHEQAIFVIQSIAVFVIGHALAEVGNWPDPPTAPLSYYDQWFEMGLSALISGFEQQFNE